Proteins encoded by one window of Rutidosis leptorrhynchoides isolate AG116_Rl617_1_P2 chromosome 7, CSIRO_AGI_Rlap_v1, whole genome shotgun sequence:
- the LOC139857334 gene encoding uncharacterized protein At1g27050: protein MSRKRDKPYNYNNNFPKRRRPLPADEPPIADDDFNPPPSTAKTNTPAAVVITGLSADCSVLDLKSRFEIYGSISRTRMDPDGVAYITFRSTDAAESAINASLDPSFGITLNSTRVKVMWANDPVPQWREGVRKKEGGSSKLLKPELPLSRHGRGNKLGSAVVNPKEVEKNDAKISIHNSGRLGFNVASNGREIVAYDDIL from the exons ATGAGTCGAAAACGTGATAAACCCTACAATTATAATAACAATTTCCCCAAACGCCGTCGTCCGCTTCCCGCCGACGAACCCCCAATCGCAGATGACGACTTTAACCCACCACCTTCCACCGCCAAAACCAACACCCCCGCTGCCGTCGTCATCACCGGTCTGTCCGCCGACTGTTCCGTACTCGACCTCAAGTCCAGATTCGAGATCTACGGTTCCATATCCCGTACACGTATGGATCCGGACGGTGTTGCCTACATAACTTTCAGGTCAACTGACGCCGCTGAATCCGCCATTAACGCCTCACTTGATCCTTCCTTTGGCATTACTCTTAATTCCACTAGA GTAAAAGTGATGTGGGCGAATGATCCGGTGCCGCAATGGAGGGAAGGGGTTAGAAAGAAAGAAGGTGGTTCATCGAAGTTATTGAAACCTGAATTGCCTTTAAGTAGACATGGAAGGGGAAACAAACTTGGGTCAGCAGTAGTGAACCCTAAAGAAGTTGAAAAAAATGATGCTAAGATAAGCATTCATAATAGTGGAAGGCTAGGCTTTAATGTGGCATCTAATGGTAGGGAAATTGTTGCTTACGATGATATTTTGTGA